The Cellulosimicrobium sp. ES-005 genome segment CGATCGCGTCCGTCGCCTGGATCGTGCTCGTGCCGTGGGGCCGGCTGAAGGAGCTGCGCGAGCGGGATCAGGCGGAGCGCGCGGAGGACTGACCGCCCGGAAGCGGCGTCCGCAGCCCGCTCGCCCGGTGGACCGGGCTCGTGACCGCCGTGCGGACCGCGTCCTCGGAGCCGACGACGCGCACGAACGACTGCGCGCGCGTCACCGCCGTGTAGAGCAGCTCGCGCGTGAGCAGCGGCGACGTCGCGGGCGGCAGCACGAGCGTCACGCGCTCGAACTGGCTGCCCTGCGCGCGGTGGACCGTCATGGCGTGCACGGTCTCCACCGGCGGGAGGCGGTGCGTCCGCACGCGCAGCGGCGCACGCGGGTCGCCGAACACGGCGACGACGCCGACGCCCCCGGGCTCGGCGACGAGCACGCCGGTGTCGCCGTTGTAGAGACCCACCTCGGCGTCGTTCGTCGTGACCAGCAGCGGTCGGCCCGCGACCCACGGGGAGTCGGTCGCGTGGTGGCCCGTGGCCTCCTCGACCCAGGCCTCGACCTGCGCCGCCCACCGGCCCCGACCGGCGGGGCCGCGCCGGTGCGCGACCATGACGCGGTGCCGGGCGAGGGCGTCGAGCGCGGCCCGCGCGTCACCCGCCCGAGCCGCCTCGACGAGCAGCGTGCCCGCGGCCACGGCGTCCGCGCGGACGGTGGCCAGCACGGCCTCGTCGGGCACGTCGTCGGGGGTCTCGAGGAACTGGACGGTCCCGTGGCCCGCGCGCAGGAGCGCGAGCGTCGCCTCCGCGTCCCCGGCCCGGATCGCCGCCGCGAGCGGCAGGATCTCGGAGTCGCGGTCCTGGCGGTGGACGGTGCGCAGCCGCACGACGCCGTTGCCCAGGACCGCGCGGTCGTCCACCTCGCCGACGGCGGGCGGCGGGGAGCCGGCGAGCGCGACGTCGGCCGTCGCGACCACGACGCCCGCCGTCGCGGGCGGGGCGACCGGCGCCCGGTGCACGAGGTCCCCGAGCACGGCCCCGGCCTCGACGGACGCGAGCTGGTCGGGGTCGCCGACGAGCACGAGCCGCGCGTCGGGCCGCAGCGCCTCGAGCAGCCGCGCCATGAGCGGCAGGGCGACCATCGAGGTCTCGTCGACGACCACCACGTCGTGCGGCAGATGGTGGTGCGCGTCGTGCCGGAACCGGGTGCTGCTGCCCGGCCGGAAGCCGAGCAGGCGGTGCAGCGTCGTCGCGACGGGGGCGCCGACGCGCTCGCGGTCGGCGGCGTCCGGGAACCCGGCGACGACCTCGCGCACCGCCTCCTGCAGGCGCGCGGCCGCCTTGCCCGTGGGCGCGGCGAGCGCCACGCGCAGCGCGGCGCCGGACGTGGTGCCGGCGGACGACGAGGTCGGGAGCGCGGCGTCGTGCAGGACGGCGAGCAGGCGCGCGACCGTCGTCGTCTTGCCCGTCCCCGGACCGCCCGTGAGCACCGTGAGCCGGCGCGTCGCGGCGTGCGCGGCGGCGAGGCGCTGCCGGGTGTCGTCCGCCGCGGGAAAGAGGCGGGCGAGGGCGGCGTCGAGGCGGTCGCCGTCCACGGGCAGGTCGTCCGCGGCGAGCCGACCGTCGACGTCGTGCCGCACCGCGAGCTCGTCGCGCCAGTACCGGTCGAGGTACAGGGCGCCGCCCACCCAGCGCGCGGGACGGTCCGCCGGCCCGTCGACGCCCGCCGCGACGAGGGGGCTGCGCGCGACCGCTGACGCCCACGCGGTCCGGTCCGGCCAGGGCAGGTCCGTGGCGTCGGTGCGCGCCGCCTCCTCGTCCTCGGGCAGCTCCAGCGACCCCAGGTCGTCGAGGCGCACGCACACCGACCCGCTGCGCACCGCGCGCACGGCGAGCGCGACCGCGAGCAGCACCTGGTCGTCCTGCTCGCCCGTGAGGTGGCCGAGCCGCAGCGCGACGCGCAGGTCGGCCGCGGAGACCACGCGCGCGGCGTTGAACGCGGCGAGCCACGCGCGCACCCCGACGGCGAGGCGCGGGTCGCCCTCGTCCACCGGAGGGGCCGGGGGCGCGGCGGGCACCGTCGCGCCGAGAGGGGCCGTGGTCATGCGCGACCTCCGTCGAGCAGGGCGGACAGGGCGACGACGAGCCCCGGCGGGGGCGTCCAGGCGACGACGCCGTACGGCGCGCCGTCGGGACCGGTCGGGGTGTCGGGGCCGGCCATGCCGCGCACGAACAGGTACGCGCCGCCCGCGAGGTCGCGGTCGGGGTCGTAGTCGCGCACGCGCCAGCGCAGGTAGCGGTGCAGCGCGACGAGGTAGAGCACGAGCTGGAGGGGGTAGTGCGAGGCGAGCATCGCGTCGCGCGTCGCGTCCGGGTGGTAGTCGCCGACGGCGAGCGGCACCCCGGGCGGACCGACCCGGTTCGTCTTGTAGTCGACGACGAGGTAGCGCCGGCGGCCCGCGGGGTCGGGACGACCGTCCGGCCTCGCGACGGGAACCCGCAGCACCGCGTCGATCGAACCTGTGAGGTACCCCCGCAGCGGGACGCCGCCGCCCGCCGCTCCGGTCGCCCCGGAGCCGTCCGCCGCCTCGTCGGCCAGCGCGGCGAGCAGGTCGGGGTAGCGGGCGAACGCGTCGTCGGCGGGCAGGTGGGCGCGCAGGACGTCGGCGAGGTCGCGCAGCGTCGAGGGCGTGACGCCCTCGGTCTCGTCCCCGCCCGCGAGCGGGAGCTCGAACTCGAGCTCGGGCAGGCGGTCGCGCGGGTCGACGTCGGCGAGCGTGAGCCCGCCCGCGATCGGTCCGAGCGGGGTGCGCAGCGACAGGCCCAGCGCCGCCGCGAGCGACACGGGCTCCACCCCGGGCACGCGGACCGTCGCCGCCTGCGCGCACCGGGCGCGGACCTCGGCATCGAGGTCGTCCGCCGCGGTGTCGACGTACTCGAGGATCTCGTGCACCAGCGTGCCGAACGCCGTGCCCCCCGGCTGCCCCTCGTAGGGCGAGGGGACGTCGGCGCCCGGACGGGTCGTGGGCGCTCCGCCCGGCACCTCGGCCGGCACAGCGCCCGTCCCGTCGTCGTCCGGCGTCTCCTCCGGCTCGTCCTGGACACCCGGGTCCTCGGGCTCGCTCTCGATCCCGCCGACCGGACCGTGGTGCGCCGCCGCGGTGAGCGCCGAGTACGACGCGCGCCGCCACTCGCGGTCGGGCAGGTGCGTCGCGGCGGCGAGGGCGAGGTCGGACCCGGCGCGGGCTCCGGGCGACCAGCGCTCGCCCTTCGGCCGGGCATCGACCTGCTCGACGACGACCGTCCCGCCCGAGCGCGCGGCGACCGCCTCGAACGCGGACCGGACGGCGTCGTCGCGCATCGCGTCGGGGCGGGCGTGGCGGCCCGGCTCGCCGCCGAGCATCCGGTCCGCGAGCAGCAGGCGCGTGAGCGGGCCGGACCCGGTGCTGCGCTTGGTCGGCGTCCAGTGCACGACGACCTGGTGCCGGGCGCGCGTGAGGGCGACGTACAGCAGCCGCAGGTCCTCGCCCAGCTCCTCGTCGCGCCAGCGCGCCTTGGCGTCCACGAACCCGGGGGAGCCGACACCGCCCAGGTGCAGGACGCGCTGCCCGTGGTCGTCGTGGAACGCGAACAGCTCCTGGTCGTCCGACTCGAACCGCTCCCAGCCGAACGGGACGTACACGACGCCGAACTCCAGGCCCTTCGCGGCGTGGACGGTGACGACCTGCACGGCGGCGGCGTCGGTCTCGAGGCGCCGGGTGCGCTCGTCGGTGAAGACGGTGCCGACCTCGGCGATCCGGGCGCGCAGCCACGCCGTGAGGGCGGCCGTGCCCAGCCCGTCGGTGACGGCGGCCTCGTGGAGCGCCTGCGTGACGTGGCGCAGGTCGGTGAGGTAGCGCTTGCCGTCGACCCGGGCCATGACCCGCGCGGTCGTACCTCCCCGGGCCGCGACCTCCGCGACCGCGGCCACGCCGCGGTCCGCGAGCAGACGCGCCCAGGTCCGGACGGTGTCCCCGAGCTCGTCGTGGTCGGCGTCGCCGGCGGTCGCGAGCCGCTGCGCGTCCCAGCCGACGAAGGGGGTGAGGGCGAGCGCCGTCGCGCGGCGGTGCAGACCGGGCTGCTCCAGCGCGGCGAGCAGGGTGAGCCAGTCCTGGGCCGCCGCCGAGCCGAACACGCTCGACGGCCCCGACACGACCGCGGGCACGCCGAGCGCGACGAGCGCGGAGCGCACCGCCTCGGCCTGCGCGTTCGTCCGGGTGAGCACCGCGACGTCGCGCGGCTCCAGCGGCCGCCACCGCCCCGTGCCGGTGCCCACGCCGTCGTCGCCCGCCGCGCCGAGGGCGTCGTCGCGCACGCGGTCGCCGCCGCCGTCGGCGGTCCCCAGCCGCCCCGCGACGTCCGCCGCGACGTCCCGGGCCAGCAGGCTGCGGGCGTCCGGGGCCGACGGCGCCGACGACCCGCCGAGGCGGTAGGCACGCCGCGTGACCTGCCGCAGCCGCACCGGCGCGCCGCCGGAGAAGCGCGGCTCGGGGTGTGCCGCGTCGACCGGGCGCACGACGATGCGCGGGTCGCCGAGCGCCGACTCGCCCAGCAGCGCGTGCAGGCCCGCGAGGAGCGGTCCGTCGCTGCGCCAGCTCGTGCTGAGCGTCGCGGTGTCCGTCGCGTCCTCGACCGCGCGCAGGTACGTCACGACGTCCGCGCCGCGGAACGCGTAGATCGCCTGCTTGGGGTCGCCGATGAGCACCAGCGTGCGGCACTCCTCGGGGTGCCCGTGGAACGCCGTCCGCAGGATCTCCCACTGCTCGGGGTCGGTGTCCTGGAACTCGTCCACCATGACGACGCGGAACCGCGACCGGACCCGTCGCGCCGCGGTCGCGCCGTGCTCGGGGTCGGTCAGCGCGCGGCGCAGCAGCACGAGCAGGTCGTCGTAGTCGAGCAGGTGCATCGCGCGCTTGCGCGCCTCCACCTCGCGACGGGCCGCGACCGCGACCTCGTACCGCGCCGCCGCCACCGACCCCTCGGCCGCGTCCGCCGGCGCGACCACCGCCCCGTGGTCGCTCACCGCCGCCCGGGCGACGTCGCGCACGTCGCGCGGCGAGAGGATCGGCTCCGGCTCGTCGGCGAATCGCCGCACGTACAGGTCGTCGGTGACCTCCTCGACGAGGTCCGCGACGTCCGGCAGGAAGCTCGTCGCGAGGTCGACGTCGGCCGCCGTCCCCAGCGCGGTGAGCATCTGCTGGCAGAAGCCGTGCGTCGTGGTGATGGTCGCGGCGTCGAGCTGGGACAGCGCGACGCGCAGGCGCTCGCGGCGGCGGTCGAGCTCGTCGTCGTCGACCGCGGCGAGGAACGCGACGAGGTCGTCCCGGCTGGACGCCGGCGCGGGCCCGCGCAGCGCGCGCTCGGTCGCGACGAGGCGCTCGCGGACGCGGTCGCGCAGCTCCGACGTCGCGGCGCGGCCGAAGGTCACGAGCATGATCTCCGGCAGGGCGGCCACGCCCTCGGCGACGTAGCGCGTCGTGAGGGTCGCGATCGTGTGGGTCTTGCCCGTGCCGGCGCTCGCCTCGAGCACGACCGTCCCGCTCGGCAGCGCGCCGAACGGGTCGAAGCGCCGGGGTGCGCTGCTCGTCCCCGCCGTGCCCCCGTGCGCGGGGGCGCCGTCGGTCGCGGTCCGGGACGTCGCGCCGTTCACCGGGCACCTCGCAGCTCGTTCTCCAGCAGGGGCTCCCACATGCGGCGCGCGAGCGCACCGAGGCGGGTCGGGTCGTCGGGGAAGCGGCCCAGGTCGGCCGTGGTGGCGAGCCCCGCGACGTCGGGGAGGGCCGGGTCCTGGCCCCACGCGAGGACGACGTACGGGTCCTTGCGCTCGAAGCCCTTGTTCCACGCCCAGCCCGCGCGCATCAGGGCGTCGCGCGCGTCGCTCGTGCGCCGCTCCTCCGTGTAGCGCAGCGACACGTCGGGCAGCAGCGGCAACGGCTCGCGCGCCGCCTCGTCGCGCAGCGCCACGAGGTCCGCGAGGACCCGGGACGCCGTCTCGCGGTCCGGCGGGGTGAGGGTGGACCACGCGACGCCCGGGCCCCGGGACGAGCGACCGATCGCGACGGCGTCCCACGGGCGGCCCGGGTCGCTCGCCGTGAGCGCGAGCGCCTGGACCCAGGCGCGCAGCCGGTGCTTGGGACCGAGCCGCGAGTACTCGGTGCGCACGACCCGCGCCCCGTGCACGCCCGGCACGCTCCCGACGAGGGTGCGGCCGTCGGGCAGCACGGCGCGGACGTCGACCGTCTCCGCGGAGCTCAGCACGTCCTGGCTCACCGGGCGGCCCGCGGCGAGGTCGGCCTCGCGCGCGGCCTCCACGGCGGCGACGCGCAGCGGGCCGACGGCGCGGACCACCTCCTGCAACGCCGAGCGGCCCAGCTCGCGCGGCGGGACCTGGCCCCGGCGCCACTCGGCCTGCATCGCCCGGTTCGGGTCGACGCCGGCGAGCGCGGCGCGGAGCACGCGGTCGCCCACGCCCCAGCCCGCGAGGCCGGTGAGCGCGAGCGGGAGGCGGTCCTCGACGTCGTCCTCCGCCAGCACGAGCCCGACGTCGAGCGTGTGCTGCGCGAACCAGCGCGGCGCGTTCTCCAGCAGGCGGACCAGGTCGTCGAGCTCGACGTCGGCGCGGGCGTCCGCCCCGGCGTCCGGGACCTCGCCGGCCTGCGGGCCGCTCTCGGCCACGGCCGGGAGCGAGAGCGGCGCGCCCACCAGCGCCCCGACCGGCTGACGCGTCTCGCGCGCCTGGCGGGCGCCGTCGAACGCCGCGCCGTCGTGGCTGAACGGACCCGGCACGCCCAGAGCGCCCGGGATGAAGTTGCGCTCGTCCACGGTCTGCAGCGGGTGCTGCACGACGACGTGCTCGCGCGCCGGGCGCCCGTCGGGAGTCCGCGCCACGCGGTCGAGCGCGTCGAGCAGCTCCGCGACGGGGACCGCCGGCGGGCGGGCGGCGCCGGTGCGCTCGTCGGCGCCCGTGTGCACGACGACGAGGTGGTCGCCCGCCGCCGCGACGGCGTCGAGGAAGATCTGCCGGTCCTCGCTGCGCGCGTCGCGCTCGCCGATCTCCGGGTGCCGCGCGAGCAGGTCGTCGCCCGCGGGAGCGGCGGTGCGGGGGAAGACGCCGTCGTCGAGGCCCAGGAGGCACACGACCCGGTGCGGCACCGAGCGCATCGGCTCGAGCGAGCACACGGTCAGCGCGCCCGTGCGGAACCCGGCACGGGTCGGGCGCCCCGCGAGACGGTCGTCGAGCAGCGCGCGCACGTCCGCGAGCCGCAGCGCGACCCCGCCGTGCGCGGCGCCCGCCGCGCGCACGTCGCCCAGCACGCGGCGCGCGGAGCCGATCTGCCACCCCTCCGTGGGCGGCGCCTCGGCGAGCAGCGTGAGCGCGCGGTCGAGCGCGTCGAGCCAGTGCGCCAGCGGGTGCACCCCGTCGAGCGCGCGCAGCGTCTCCGTCAGCCGTGCGACGAGCTCTGCGAGGCGGCCCGCGAGGTCCACGTCGGTCGAGCCGACGTCGTCCAGCGGCAGCGCCGGCCCGACGAACCGCGCGTCCTCGTCCGCCATCGCCGCGCCGAGCAGGAGCCGGTCGAGCGCCGCGTCCCACGTGCCCTGCCGCACGTGCCCGTCGATCCCGAACCGGGCCCGGCGCGCGCCGTCCTCGCCCCAGTGCACGCCCGCCTCGACGGCCCACTGGCGCAGGCGGTCCACGTCGTCGTCGGAGAACCGGAACCGGCGCCGGACCGGCGCGCTCGCCGCGAGGTCGAGCACCTCCGACGCCGTGACGCGGCCGTCTGCGAGGCGCAGCAGGGTGGCGAGCAGCGCGAGCACGGGGTTGGTCGTCCCGGCGCCGCGGTCGGCGAGGCTGACCCGCAGGCGCTGACCGGGGTGCGCGTCCTCGCCGAGCTCGGGGACCGCGCCGAACGTCGCCGTGACGAGGGGCGCGAACGTCTCGACGTCGGGGCACAGCACGATCACGTCGCGCGCCTGGAGCGTCGGGTCGGCGGAGAACAGGCCGACCAGCGTCTCGCGCAGGACCTCGACCTGGCGCGCGCGGCCGTGGCACGCGAGCACCTGCACGGACCGGTCCGCCGGATCGAGCAGGTGCGCGCCGGCGGGCTCGTCCGCCCGCAGCGCGGACTGCAGCGCGCCGAGCAGCGTCGGGGGGGTCGGCGCGGCCGCGTGGTGCGTCTCGACCGACTCACCGGCTGAGAGCCGGAGCTGCAGCTCGACCGCGTCACGGCCGGTCGACGCGAGGAACGGGTGCCGGGCGAGCGTGGGCAGGTCTGCGCGACGTCGCGTGCCTGCGTGGTCCGGGGCGGTGTCCTCGGTGAGGTCGTCGCTCGTGGCGGGGGCGCCGTCGTAAGCCGCGACCTTCTCCCACAGCGCGGGCGACGGGTGCACGAGCCACAGGTGGACGTCGCGGTGCTCGGCGAGCGCGTGCAGCACGCGCAGCTCGTCCTCCGGGAGCCGCGTCGGGCCGAACACGGACAGCCGCGGCGGGAGGTCGACGGCCGCGGGGTCGGCGCGGAGCGCGGCGACCGCGTCCTCGACACGACGTGCGGGGTCCGTGGCCGGGACGCGGTCGACCAGGCGGCGCCAGAGCTCGGGCTGCCAGGCGAGGTCGTCCGGGGTGTCGCCGGACTCCGCGACCGGGGACGCCGCCGACCACGCGAGCACGACCTCGGGCCGCTGCCGCGCGTAGTCGACGAGCAGGTCCGCGAGCCGGCGCGCGAGCGTCAGGCGCCGGCCCCGCCGAACCTCGTCGCCCGGGTCGCCGACGTACCGCGCGAGCGGTGCCGCCCACGGCTCGGCGAGGTGCGCGTCGAGCACCTCGAGCACCGACCAGGCGAGCCGCTCGGGGCGCCACGGGTCGTCGTCGGGGGCGAGGTCGGTGAGGTCCGCGACGACCTGCTCCACGAGCCGGCGCGGGCCGCGGAAGTCCACGTTCGCGCAGATCCCCGACGTCTCGCCCGCGCCCAGGTGGTGCGAGAGCCGCTGCGCGAGCCACCGCTCGACCCCGCGCGTCGGGACGGCCACGACGTCCGGCGTGAACGGGTCCTCCGGCGCCTCGGCGAGCACGGCGGCGAGCGGCGCCACGAGCGCCTCGGCACGCTCGGAGCGGTGCACGTGCAGCAAGGGGACCCCTGTCGGTGGTGGCGGACCGGTCGTCGCGCCCGCCGGTCGGCCGGGCGCTACGAGGAATCTACGAGGTGCGTCCCACACCGTCGAACCGCCGTCCACATCGTCGGGAACGACGGTGCCGTCCTGGGCGGACGTGCCGGCTGACGCACGCCCGACCGAGAGGCGCACGCCGGAGCGCGTCGCTCCCTCGGACGTGCGTCACTTGACCTCCGGCTCAGCGCGCCGTGCGACGAACACCCACTCGCGGCCCGGGCGGTCGGGCGCGTCGCGGACGTCCACGACCTCGAAGCCGCACGCCACCAGCGACGCCTCGACCTCGTCGCGCTCGCGGAAGCGCAGCGTCGAGTCGGAGTGCAGCTCGGTGCCGTCGGGCAGCACGGTCGTGTCGTGGAAGGACACGAACGGGAGCGACACGTCGGTGAGGTCGGTCCACGACTCGACCGGCCCGACGTCGGGCACGTCCACGCGTACGGTCGTCGCCTCGCGGACCCAGCCCTCCCAGGCCCGGCGCGCGGGGTCGCGCGTCTCGAAGACCAGCCACCCGTCCGGGACCAGCGCGGAGCGGACGCCGCGCAGCGTCGCGGCCCACGCGTCGTCGGTGAGGAACACCTGCGCGACGTTCGCCGTCATCGTCGCGAGGTCGACCCGGAGCGGCGGGAGCGTCGTCGCGTCGCCGTGCAGCCAGCGCACGCGGTCGGCGCCCGGCTTGGTGCGCGCGACGTCGAGCGACGCGCCCGCCGGGTCGACGCCGACCACCTCGATCCCACGCCCTGCCAGGAGGCACGCGAACGTCCCGGTGCCGCACCCGACGTCGAGCACGCGCCGCGCGCCGAGCTCGTCGACGATCGCGACGTACGCGTCGAGGTCGCTGCGGTCCGGGTCGAGCGGGTCGTAGAGCGCGGCGAGGCGAGGGTCGTCGAAGATCGCGTCGGGCATCCCCCGACGCTACGAAGGCCCGCACGGCCGGTCCACACCATTCCGGAGCACGCGCCGACCAGGCGCCTGTTGCCCGCCGACCATGCTGTCGTGGCCCGTCCCGACGCCGGGACGGGCCACGACCACATCGTCGGCGCGAGGGTCGTCAGGCGTCGAGCGCCTGCTCCACGTCCTCGATGACGTCGAGCGGGTCTTCCAGACCCACCGACAGGCGCACGGTCGTCTCCGCGATCCCGACGGCGGCGCGGCCCTCGGGGCCGAGCTTGCGGTGCGTCGTCGTGGCGGGGTGCGTGATCAGCGACTTCGCGTCGCCGAGGTTGTTGGAGATGTCGACGACCTGGAGCGCGTCGAGGAACGTGAACGCGCGCTTCTTCGCCGTCTCGGGGTCGGTGCCCTCGGGGACGGCGAGGTCGAACGTCACGACCGTGCCGCCGCCGCTCTGCTGCGACCGCGCGAGCTCGCGCTGCGGGTGCGACGCGAGGAACGGGTAGCGCACGCGGCCGATCCCGGGGAGCTGCTCGAGCGCCTCGGCGACCTGCGCGGCCGCCGCGTTCTGCGCCGCGACGCGCACCGGCAGCGTCTCCAGGCCCTTGAGCAGCACCCACGCGTTGAAGGCCGAGAGCGACGGCCCCGTGTTGCGGAGGAACGTCTGCACGGGCCCGTTGACGTACTCCTCGGTCCCGAGGATCGCGCCGCCGAGCACGCGGCCCTGCCCGTCGATGTGCTTGGTCGCCGAGTACACGACGACGTCCGCGCCGAGCTCGAGCGGCTTCTGCAGCAGCGGCGTCGCGAAGACGTTGTCGAGCACCACCACCGCGCCCGCGGCGTGCGCGAGCTCGCTCACGCGCCGCGCGTCGACGATGTCCTGCATGGGGTTGGACGGCGTCTCGAAGAACACGACGTCCGCGGGCGTGGACAGTGCTTCCTCCCACTGGGAGGGCACGTGCCCGTCGACGTAGTCCGTCCGGACGCCCCACTTGGCGAAGATCTCGTCGAAGATGACGATGCTCGACCCGAACAGCGCACGTGCCGCGACGATCCGCGACCCGGAACCGACGAGCGCGGCGAGCGACGTGAACACCGCGGACATGCCGGACGCCGTCGCGTAGCAGGCCTCGGCACCCTCGAGCAGGCGCAGGCGCTCCTCGAACGCGTGCACCGTCGGGTTGCCGTAGCGCGAGTAGACGAACCGGTCGAGCTCGCCCTTGAACGCCGCCTCGGCGTCGGCGGCGCGGTCGTACGTGTACCCCTGTGTGAGGAACAACGCCTCGGAGGTCTCCTGGAACTCCGTGCGGTGGTGGCCGCCGCGCACGGCGAGCGTCGCGGGGCGCGCGCTCGCGGGCAGGGGCTTGCGGCCGGAGCCGCCGGGGACGCTCCCGGGCTGCGCGGCGCTCACCGGGCGGCCTCGTCGTAGGTCGTGGTGGGCAGGCCGCGCACCTTCCAGCCCTCGACGTCGCGCAGGCCCGAGAGCCCCTGGGCGCCCTCGAAGCCCTCGAGCACGTTGTACGACGGCCCGAGACCGGCGGCCGTGGCCGCGCGCGCGGCGCCGATCGACCGCTGGCCCGAGCGGCACAGGAACACGACGGGACGCTCGTCGCCGGGCGTGAGACCCGCCTCGACGAGCTGGTTCACGAAGCGCGGGTTGGGCCCGGCCGGGGTCACCCACTCGTCGAACACGACGTCGCGGTCGAGGTCCGTGGCGTCGGGAACGCCGATGGTGCGCCACTCGCCCTCGGTGCGGACGTCCACGAGGACGGCGCGCTCGTCGTTCGTCAGCAGGTCCCACGCCTGCTGGGGGGTGAGGTCGCCGGCGTAGCCGACGGCGGGTCGCGCGTCGGGTACGGCCGACGTCTGCTGGGACTGGTCGCTCATGAGTCCTCCTCCATCGATCGTGGCAGTAGCACCCTGCGCCCGGCCGCCTCGCGACGGACCGGGGGGTTGCTGCGGCGTCGACGTGCCACGTCACTCGGCCGCTCCGGATGGTTGCTCGGGATCGTACGCCACCCGTCCGACGCGTGGAACGCCCGTCTCGGGGAGCGGCCTCCGGGAGGGGGTGCCCGACGTCGGACGGTCGCGCTAGCGTGATCGCGCGCCGGGGCGGGGGTCCCGGGAGAGAAAGGGGGGAGACGGTGGCCAGCGTGCGACGACGGGCGGTGGGCGCGGCCGTGGCGGCCGGCGTGGTCGGGACGGGCGTCGTCCTGCTGTGGACGGCGCCCGGAGGCGAGGACGCCCCGCAGACGGTGGTGCACGTCGTCGGGGACGCGGTCCCCGGGCTGCCCACCGAGCGGCCGCGGGTCGTCCAGGTCGAACCCGACGAGGACCTCGTCTCGCCCTTCCCCTCCCGAGAGGCGCTCGACGGTGACGCGCACACGGGGGAGCCGATCGACCTGGCCGAGCACACCGTCGGCGGGTACGAGGGCTGGTGGACCTCGGACGGCGACGGCGAGGCGTGCGACGCCTACGCCGACGCGCACCCGGAGGTCGTGCTGGTCAGCACGCGCACCGGTGAGGTCGTCGAGGCGCACACGAACGGCGTACGGCTCCAGCGTCCTCCGCAGACGCCACCGGGAGACCCTGCCGAGTGGCCGCCCGACTCGGTCGTCGTCCTCGACGCGCGGACCGGCGCGGTGCTCGACGCGTTCGAGGTCGACGAGTCCGGGTGGCGCCTCGACCTGCCCATGGACTGCGTCCCGCCATCCGAGACACCGTGACCACCGGTTGACACGCTCCGTCCCGCGCGCACATCCTGGACGCAGGTCATGAGTGCCAGCGTGAAACCCCGGTTTGCTGGCCGGCAACCCTCCTCTCGCGGCGGGGTGCCCCGGGTGACGACCAGGCCGTACGCCGACCGGCGCGCGGCAAGCGCGGGGATCACCGTCCCCGGACTGCCCTCGGAGGACTGTGTCATGACTGCTCTCGCCCACGTCTCGTGTCCGACCGAGGTCTCGGAGGCCCCCGACCTCGCAGCGGTCGCCGGCGCGCCCGCGCTCCTGCCCGTCGTCGGCGCGGACACGCTCGTCCCGCTCGTCGACGGCCGGAGCGTCCCGTACGCGAACCTCGACGTGGCGGCGTCGGCGCCGGCGCTCCGCTCGGTCGCGGACCGCGTGACCGAGGTGCTGCCGCTCTACGCGAGCGTGCACCGGGGCGCCGGGTACCTGTCGCAGGTCTCGACCGCGCTCTACGAGGCCTCGCGCCGCACGATCGGCGCGTTCGTCGGCGCGCGCGAGGACGACGTCACGGTCGTCACGCGCAACACGACCGACTCGCTCAACCTGCTCGCGGGCTGCGTCCCGGCGAACGCGGACGGGACGCCCGGGCGCGTGCTCGTCCTCGACGTCGAGCACCACGCGAACCTCCTGCCGTGGCAGCGCACGGGCGGCGCGACGGTCCTCGCCGGCGGCGCGTCCGTTGCGGAGACGCTGTCCGGCCTGCGCACCGAGCTCGCACGCTTCCCGTACGCGCTGGTCGCCGTGACCGGGGCGTCGAACGTCACGGGCGAGTCGCTCCCCGTCGCGGACGTCGTGCGGGCCGCCCACGACGCCGGCGCGCGCGTCGTGCTCGACGGCGCCCAGCTCGTCCCGCACCGCGGGTTCTCCCTCGCGGGCTCCGGGGTCGACTACGTCGCGTTCTCCGGACACAAGACGTACGCGCCGTTCGGCGCAGGCGCGCTCGTGGGTCGCCGCGACTGGCTCGACGCGGGGACCCCGTACCTCGCCGGGGGCGGGGCGGTGCGGCAGGTCGCTCTCACCGGCACGCAGTGGCAGACGGCGCCCGCGCGCCACGAGGCAGGGTCGCCGAACGTCGTGGGCGCCGCGGCGCTCGCGGCCGCGTGCGACGCGCTCGCGGCGCTCGACCCGGCCGACCTCCACGCCCACGAGGCGACCCT includes the following:
- the recD gene encoding exodeoxyribonuclease V subunit alpha, encoding MTTAPLGATVPAAPPAPPVDEGDPRLAVGVRAWLAAFNAARVVSAADLRVALRLGHLTGEQDDQVLLAVALAVRAVRSGSVCVRLDDLGSLELPEDEEAARTDATDLPWPDRTAWASAVARSPLVAAGVDGPADRPARWVGGALYLDRYWRDELAVRHDVDGRLAADDLPVDGDRLDAALARLFPAADDTRQRLAAAHAATRRLTVLTGGPGTGKTTTVARLLAVLHDAALPTSSSAGTTSGAALRVALAAPTGKAAARLQEAVREVVAGFPDAADRERVGAPVATTLHRLLGFRPGSSTRFRHDAHHHLPHDVVVVDETSMVALPLMARLLEALRPDARLVLVGDPDQLASVEAGAVLGDLVHRAPVAPPATAGVVVATADVALAGSPPPAVGEVDDRAVLGNGVVRLRTVHRQDRDSEILPLAAAIRAGDAEATLALLRAGHGTVQFLETPDDVPDEAVLATVRADAVAAGTLLVEAARAGDARAALDALARHRVMVAHRRGPAGRGRWAAQVEAWVEEATGHHATDSPWVAGRPLLVTTNDAEVGLYNGDTGVLVAEPGGVGVVAVFGDPRAPLRVRTHRLPPVETVHAMTVHRAQGSQFERVTLVLPPATSPLLTRELLYTAVTRAQSFVRVVGSEDAVRTAVTSPVHRASGLRTPLPGGQSSARSA
- a CDS encoding UvrD-helicase domain-containing protein, producing the protein MNGATSRTATDGAPAHGGTAGTSSAPRRFDPFGALPSGTVVLEASAGTGKTHTIATLTTRYVAEGVAALPEIMLVTFGRAATSELRDRVRERLVATERALRGPAPASSRDDLVAFLAAVDDDELDRRRERLRVALSQLDAATITTTHGFCQQMLTALGTAADVDLATSFLPDVADLVEEVTDDLYVRRFADEPEPILSPRDVRDVARAAVSDHGAVVAPADAAEGSVAAARYEVAVAARREVEARKRAMHLLDYDDLLVLLRRALTDPEHGATAARRVRSRFRVVMVDEFQDTDPEQWEILRTAFHGHPEECRTLVLIGDPKQAIYAFRGADVVTYLRAVEDATDTATLSTSWRSDGPLLAGLHALLGESALGDPRIVVRPVDAAHPEPRFSGGAPVRLRQVTRRAYRLGGSSAPSAPDARSLLARDVAADVAGRLGTADGGGDRVRDDALGAAGDDGVGTGTGRWRPLEPRDVAVLTRTNAQAEAVRSALVALGVPAVVSGPSSVFGSAAAQDWLTLLAALEQPGLHRRATALALTPFVGWDAQRLATAGDADHDELGDTVRTWARLLADRGVAAVAEVAARGGTTARVMARVDGKRYLTDLRHVTQALHEAAVTDGLGTAALTAWLRARIAEVGTVFTDERTRRLETDAAAVQVVTVHAAKGLEFGVVYVPFGWERFESDDQELFAFHDDHGQRVLHLGGVGSPGFVDAKARWRDEELGEDLRLLYVALTRARHQVVVHWTPTKRSTGSGPLTRLLLADRMLGGEPGRHARPDAMRDDAVRSAFEAVAARSGGTVVVEQVDARPKGERWSPGARAGSDLALAAATHLPDREWRRASYSALTAAAHHGPVGGIESEPEDPGVQDEPEETPDDDGTGAVPAEVPGGAPTTRPGADVPSPYEGQPGGTAFGTLVHEILEYVDTAADDLDAEVRARCAQAATVRVPGVEPVSLAAALGLSLRTPLGPIAGGLTLADVDPRDRLPELEFELPLAGGDETEGVTPSTLRDLADVLRAHLPADDAFARYPDLLAALADEAADGSGATGAAGGGVPLRGYLTGSIDAVLRVPVARPDGRPDPAGRRRYLVVDYKTNRVGPPGVPLAVGDYHPDATRDAMLASHYPLQLVLYLVALHRYLRWRVRDYDPDRDLAGGAYLFVRGMAGPDTPTGPDGAPYGVVAWTPPPGLVVALSALLDGGRA